A region of Pseudomonas putida DNA encodes the following proteins:
- a CDS encoding L-fuconate dehydratase: MSIRITHLSVRDIRFPTSLSLDGSDAMNSAPDYSAAYVVLHTDAAALEGHGLTFTIGRGNEICAAAVQSLAPMIVGLTLEEITADMGAFWHRFTVGDSQLRWLGPEKGVIHLATAAIINAVWDLWAKHEGKPVWKLLADMTPEQLVRCLDFSYVTDVLTPEEAIALLRRQAPGKAQREAQMLREGYPGYTTAPGWLGYSEEKMRQLAREAVADGWTHIKQKIGADLEEDIRRASILRDEIGWERTLMMDANQVWSVDESVANMRRLAAFEPLWIEEPTSPDDILGHAAIRQRIAPIGVATGEHCHNRVMFKQMFQAGALDFCQLDAARLGGLNEVLIVLLMAAKYDVPVCPHGGGVGLCEYVQNIALFDYIAVSASLHNRVLEYVDHLHEHFLDPVVIRRGRYMPPQRPGYSIEMHADTLERYQYPNGAVWLDINRS, encoded by the coding sequence ATGAGCATACGCATTACCCACCTGAGCGTTCGTGACATTCGCTTCCCGACTTCGCTGTCGCTGGACGGCTCCGACGCCATGAACAGCGCCCCCGACTACTCGGCCGCCTACGTCGTGTTGCACACCGACGCTGCTGCCCTCGAAGGCCACGGCCTGACCTTCACCATCGGCCGTGGCAACGAGATTTGCGCGGCGGCGGTGCAATCGCTGGCACCGATGATCGTTGGCCTGACCCTGGAAGAAATCACCGCCGACATGGGCGCGTTCTGGCACCGCTTCACGGTCGGCGACAGCCAGCTGCGCTGGCTTGGCCCAGAAAAAGGCGTGATCCACCTGGCCACCGCCGCCATCATCAACGCCGTGTGGGACCTGTGGGCCAAGCACGAAGGCAAACCGGTGTGGAAGCTGTTGGCCGACATGACCCCAGAGCAACTGGTGCGCTGCCTGGACTTCAGCTACGTCACCGACGTGCTCACCCCCGAAGAAGCCATCGCCCTGCTCCGCCGCCAGGCGCCAGGCAAGGCCCAGCGCGAAGCGCAGATGCTGCGCGAAGGCTACCCCGGCTACACCACCGCACCCGGCTGGCTGGGCTACAGCGAAGAAAAAATGCGCCAGTTGGCGCGTGAAGCCGTCGCGGACGGTTGGACCCACATCAAACAGAAAATCGGCGCTGACCTTGAAGAAGACATTCGCCGCGCCAGCATCCTGCGTGACGAGATCGGCTGGGAACGTACCCTGATGATGGACGCCAACCAGGTCTGGAGCGTCGATGAATCGGTGGCCAACATGCGCCGCCTGGCCGCCTTCGAGCCCCTGTGGATCGAAGAGCCCACCAGCCCCGACGACATCCTCGGCCACGCCGCCATTCGCCAGCGCATCGCCCCCATCGGCGTGGCCACCGGCGAGCACTGCCACAACCGGGTGATGTTCAAGCAGATGTTCCAGGCCGGCGCACTGGATTTCTGCCAACTGGACGCCGCCCGCCTAGGTGGCCTGAACGAGGTGCTGATCGTGCTGCTGATGGCCGCCAAGTACGATGTACCGGTCTGCCCGCATGGCGGCGGGGTCGGGCTGTGCGAATATGTGCAGAACATCGCCTTGTTCGACTACATCGCCGTCTCGGCATCGCTGCACAACCGGGTGCTGGAATACGTCGATCACCTGCACGAACACTTCCTCGACCCGGTGGTGATCCGTCGCGGTCGCTACATGCCGCCGCAGCGCCCGGGCTACAGCATCGAAATGCACGCCGATACCCTGGAGCGCTACCAGTACCCCAATGGCGCAGTGTGGCTCGACATCAACCGTTCCTGA
- a CDS encoding LysR family transcriptional regulator: MSKMPADSPALAQNLGTLKISSRQITLLNALGEFGNLRRAAAAMHTTQPAASLLLQQLEERLGVRLFERLPRGMQPTLYGEVMIRYAQNALHEFEHAQAQIAELARGAMGLVRVGSVMGPVPGLLTKAVLAYKRDHPKVRISLEVGTSDTLLPALLRGDFDMVVGRLPDQSDSQDLNIELFEGGEQMRVIARAGHPLANAKALQLADLVALTWILHPIGSPMRRRVESALQAGGMVQSLDIVETASILATTAMLEASEMIAVVPNDVAEHYARYAMVAILPVELPITMANLGLLTLRSRPHSVALDRLLHYLRTQ; the protein is encoded by the coding sequence ATGTCTAAGATGCCCGCAGACAGCCCAGCACTGGCGCAAAACCTAGGCACCTTGAAAATTTCCAGCCGCCAGATCACCTTGCTCAACGCCTTGGGCGAGTTCGGCAACCTGCGCCGCGCCGCCGCTGCCATGCACACCACGCAACCGGCGGCCAGTTTGCTCTTGCAGCAGCTGGAAGAGCGCCTGGGCGTGCGCCTGTTCGAGCGCCTGCCGCGTGGCATGCAGCCGACGCTGTATGGCGAGGTGATGATCCGCTATGCCCAGAACGCGCTGCATGAATTCGAGCATGCCCAGGCACAGATCGCCGAGCTGGCGCGCGGCGCCATGGGCCTGGTACGGGTGGGCAGTGTCATGGGGCCGGTGCCCGGTTTGCTGACCAAGGCGGTGTTGGCCTACAAGCGCGACCACCCCAAGGTGCGTATCTCGCTTGAAGTCGGCACCAGCGACACCTTGTTGCCCGCCCTGTTGCGCGGTGATTTCGACATGGTGGTTGGGCGTTTGCCGGACCAGAGCGACAGCCAGGACCTGAACATCGAACTGTTCGAAGGCGGTGAGCAGATGCGCGTAATCGCCCGCGCCGGTCACCCCCTGGCCAACGCCAAGGCGTTGCAACTGGCAGACCTGGTGGCCCTGACCTGGATCCTGCACCCCATCGGCAGCCCCATGCGCCGTCGAGTCGAAAGTGCCTTGCAGGCGGGCGGCATGGTGCAATCGCTGGACATCGTCGAAACCGCCTCGATCCTGGCCACCACCGCGATGCTGGAAGCCTCCGAAATGATTGCGGTGGTGCCCAATGATGTGGCCGAGCATTATGCGCGCTACGCCATGGTGGCGATCCTGCCGGTGGAGCTGCCGATCACGATGGCCAACCTGGGCTTGCTGACCCTGCGCTCGCGGCCCCACTCCGTGGCCCTGGACCGGCTGCTGCACTACCTGCGCACACAATAG
- a CDS encoding LysR family transcriptional regulator gives MPSDITHSSFCNWVRFKHLVLIDTLARTRNMHATATRMNLSQPALSKMLRDLEEQFGFALFERLPRSMPPTELGEYVVRYAQGVLGDSQQFVDQVNRLRKGGHGFIRVGGIFAATPVVLPQAIAAIKARSPLLSIEVVEHSSDHLLAMLEQNKLDIMIGRFTEERFSQLFDYQPLEPEPFSLVVNSRHPLNDLASTPLEALGDWPWVLYPVGTPIRNRLEQAFRVAGIATPADSVETISMPMFLQLLQSGPMIAMLPRSMVAAQLNSGQFKELQSPLHLPALEYGIVTRKDEPLTPSAREFVDILLDFAQQRRAAQGITSD, from the coding sequence ATGCCGTCGGACATTACCCATTCCAGCTTCTGCAACTGGGTCCGTTTCAAGCACCTGGTGCTGATCGACACCCTGGCACGTACCCGCAACATGCACGCCACCGCCACCCGGATGAACCTAAGCCAGCCGGCCCTGAGCAAGATGCTGCGCGACCTCGAAGAGCAGTTCGGCTTCGCCTTGTTCGAGCGCCTGCCACGCAGCATGCCGCCTACCGAGCTTGGCGAGTATGTGGTGCGCTACGCCCAGGGGGTGTTGGGCGACTCGCAGCAGTTTGTCGACCAGGTCAACCGGCTGCGCAAGGGCGGCCACGGGTTTATCCGGGTGGGCGGTATTTTTGCGGCCACCCCTGTGGTGCTGCCTCAGGCCATTGCCGCCATCAAGGCGCGCAGCCCGCTGCTGTCGATCGAGGTGGTGGAGCACTCCAGTGATCATCTGCTGGCCATGCTGGAGCAGAACAAGCTCGACATCATGATCGGCCGCTTCACCGAAGAGCGCTTCAGCCAGTTGTTCGACTACCAGCCCCTGGAGCCCGAACCCTTCAGCCTGGTGGTCAACAGCCGCCACCCGCTCAATGACCTCGCCAGCACCCCACTGGAAGCACTGGGTGATTGGCCGTGGGTGCTGTACCCGGTGGGCACGCCGATCCGCAACCGCCTGGAACAGGCCTTCAGGGTTGCCGGCATTGCCACACCCGCCGACAGCGTCGAGACCATCTCGATGCCGATGTTCCTGCAGTTGCTGCAATCAGGCCCGATGATCGCCATGTTGCCCAGGTCCATGGTTGCCGCCCAACTGAACAGCGGCCAGTTCAAGGAGCTGCAGAGCCCCTTGCACCTGCCTGCGCTGGAGTACGGCATCGTCACCCGCAAGGATGAGCCATTGACCCCTTCGGCGCGTGAGTTCGTCGATATTCTGCTCGACTTCGCGCAGCAACGACGTGCCGCACAGGGCATAACAAGCGATTGA
- a CDS encoding UxaA family hydrolase: protein MQLIARSGDLAVIRLNPLDNVLIARQALPEGLRLDAEAITVRQTIPSGHKVATQRVEQGQPLRRYGQIIGFASQAIDAGDHVHVHNVQMGDFARDYAFGVDARSTPGAEAVFQGIVRGDGRVATRNYIGILTSVNCSATVARAVADHFRRDIHPEALADYPNIDGVVALTHGAGCAVDPAGEALGLLRRTLAGYAVHPNFAAVLIIGLGCETNQIESLLETQGLTTSTQLRAFTIQGIGGTSKTIAAGIEQVKALLAQANQVEREPVSARHLIVGLQCGGSDGYSGITANPALGNAVDRLVAAGGTAILSETPEIYGAEHLLTRRAVSREVGEKLVARIHWWEDYCQRMNAELNNNPSAGNKAGGLTTILEKSLGAVAKAGSSNLVDVYQYAEAVRAHGLVFMDTPGYDPVSATGQVAGGANLIAFTTGRGSAYGCAPAPSIKLATNNRVFEHQEEDMDVNCGGIADGSTSIEERGAYIFEHMLRIASGARSKSEQHGYGQNEFVPWQIGAVT from the coding sequence ATGCAACTGATTGCCCGATCCGGTGACCTTGCCGTCATCCGCCTCAACCCGCTGGACAACGTACTTATCGCCCGCCAGGCCCTGCCTGAAGGCCTGCGCCTGGACGCCGAGGCGATCACCGTGCGCCAGACGATCCCGTCGGGCCATAAAGTCGCCACGCAGCGCGTGGAGCAGGGCCAGCCGCTGCGCCGCTATGGCCAGATCATCGGTTTTGCTTCGCAGGCCATCGACGCTGGCGACCATGTACACGTGCACAACGTGCAGATGGGCGATTTTGCCCGTGACTATGCCTTTGGCGTCGATGCCCGTAGCACGCCGGGCGCCGAGGCGGTGTTCCAGGGCATTGTGCGTGGCGATGGCCGGGTAGCCACCCGCAACTACATTGGCATCCTCACCTCGGTGAACTGCTCGGCGACCGTGGCCCGTGCCGTGGCCGACCATTTTCGCCGCGACATTCACCCCGAAGCGCTGGCTGACTACCCGAACATCGATGGCGTGGTGGCCTTGACCCACGGCGCCGGCTGCGCGGTGGACCCCGCCGGTGAGGCCCTGGGCCTGTTGCGCCGCACCCTGGCGGGGTACGCCGTACACCCCAATTTCGCCGCCGTGCTGATCATCGGCCTGGGCTGCGAAACCAACCAGATCGAAAGCCTGCTGGAGACCCAGGGGCTGACCACCAGCACACAACTGCGCGCCTTCACCATTCAAGGGATTGGCGGTACCTCGAAGACCATCGCCGCCGGCATCGAGCAGGTCAAGGCGCTGCTGGCCCAAGCCAACCAGGTCGAACGCGAGCCGGTCAGTGCGCGCCACCTGATCGTAGGCCTGCAATGTGGCGGCTCCGATGGCTACTCGGGGATCACTGCCAACCCGGCCTTGGGCAATGCCGTCGACCGCCTGGTGGCGGCCGGTGGCACCGCGATTCTTTCCGAAACGCCAGAAATCTATGGCGCCGAGCACCTACTGACCCGCCGCGCCGTGAGCCGCGAAGTCGGCGAGAAGCTGGTGGCGCGCATCCACTGGTGGGAAGACTACTGCCAGCGCATGAACGCTGAACTGAACAACAACCCCTCGGCCGGCAACAAGGCGGGTGGCCTGACCACCATCCTCGAGAAATCGTTGGGTGCGGTGGCCAAGGCCGGTTCCAGCAACCTGGTCGACGTCTACCAGTACGCCGAAGCGGTACGGGCCCACGGCCTGGTGTTCATGGACACGCCGGGCTACGACCCGGTCTCGGCCACCGGCCAGGTCGCGGGCGGTGCCAACCTGATCGCCTTCACCACTGGCCGCGGCTCGGCCTATGGCTGCGCGCCGGCACCGTCCATCAAATTGGCGACCAACAACCGGGTGTTCGAGCACCAGGAAGAAGACATGGACGTCAACTGCGGTGGCATCGCCGACGGCTCTACCAGCATCGAAGAGCGCGGCGCGTACATCTTCGAACACATGCTGCGCATCGCGTCCGGCGCGCGCAGCAAAAGCGAACAGCACGGCTACGGGCAGAACGAGTTCGTACCCTGGCAGATCGGTGCCGTGACCTGA
- a CDS encoding aldehyde dehydrogenase (NADP(+)) translates to MHVSGYNFIAGQRSALGQTLVYSVDAHTGERLPGGFHQATLAEVDNAVGAATAAFPLFRNLPAVRRAEFLEAIADELDALGEDFIALTCQETALPTARIQGERGRTSGQMRLFAQVLRRGDFYGARIDQALPARTPLPRPDLRQYRIGVGPVAVFGASNFPLAFSTAGGDTAAALAAGCPVVFKAHSGHMATAERVAEALIRAAERTGMPAGVFNMIFGGGVGEALVKHPGIQAVGFTGSLKGGRALCDMAAARPQPIPVFAEMSSINPVLVLPQALASRGAQLAKELTASVVQGCGQFCTNPGLVLGIRSPAFSAFVEQLAGHMAEQAPQTMLNAGTLGSYGKGLQALIAHPGVKLLSGQAQQGNQAQPHLFEADVSLLLAHDELLQEEVFGPCTVVVQVADEAELSRAVAALRGQLTATLLADDADLAAYGYLLGELEVKVGRVLLNGYPTGVEVCDAMVHGGPYPATSDARGTSVGTLAIDRFLRPVCYQNVPDALLPAALQNANPLGIQRLVDGKPSTAALN, encoded by the coding sequence ATGCACGTTAGCGGATACAACTTCATCGCCGGTCAGCGCAGCGCGTTGGGCCAGACCCTGGTCTACAGCGTTGACGCCCACACCGGCGAGCGCCTGCCAGGCGGCTTCCATCAGGCCACCCTGGCCGAAGTCGACAACGCCGTGGGCGCGGCCACCGCAGCCTTCCCGCTGTTTCGTAACCTGCCAGCGGTGCGCCGTGCAGAGTTCCTGGAGGCCATTGCCGACGAGCTCGACGCCCTTGGCGAAGACTTCATTGCCTTGACCTGCCAGGAAACGGCCCTGCCCACTGCCCGTATTCAGGGTGAGCGCGGGCGCACCAGCGGGCAGATGCGCCTGTTTGCCCAGGTGCTGCGCCGTGGTGACTTCTACGGCGCCCGCATCGACCAGGCGCTGCCTGCCCGTACGCCTTTGCCACGCCCGGACTTGCGCCAGTACCGCATAGGCGTAGGCCCGGTGGCGGTGTTCGGTGCCAGCAACTTCCCGCTGGCGTTCTCCACGGCTGGTGGCGACACCGCAGCGGCCCTGGCGGCCGGTTGCCCGGTGGTCTTCAAGGCCCACAGCGGCCACATGGCCACCGCCGAGCGGGTGGCCGAAGCACTGATCCGTGCCGCTGAGCGCACGGGCATGCCGGCCGGCGTGTTCAACATGATCTTCGGTGGCGGGGTTGGCGAGGCGCTGGTCAAGCACCCCGGCATCCAGGCGGTGGGTTTCACCGGTTCGCTCAAGGGTGGGCGTGCGCTGTGCGACATGGCGGCGGCAAGGCCGCAGCCGATTCCGGTGTTCGCCGAAATGTCGAGCATCAACCCGGTGCTGGTACTGCCACAGGCCTTGGCCTCTCGCGGCGCACAACTGGCCAAGGAACTCACCGCTTCGGTGGTGCAGGGCTGTGGTCAGTTCTGCACCAACCCGGGCCTGGTCCTGGGCATTCGCTCGCCGGCGTTCAGTGCCTTTGTCGAGCAGTTGGCCGGGCACATGGCCGAGCAAGCGCCGCAGACGATGCTCAACGCCGGCACCTTGGGCAGCTATGGCAAGGGCCTTCAGGCCTTGATTGCCCACCCTGGGGTCAAGCTGTTGAGTGGCCAGGCGCAACAGGGTAACCAGGCCCAGCCGCACCTGTTCGAGGCCGATGTCAGCCTGCTGCTGGCGCATGACGAGCTGCTTCAGGAGGAAGTCTTCGGCCCGTGCACGGTGGTGGTCCAGGTGGCCGATGAAGCCGAGCTGTCACGCGCAGTCGCGGCCTTGCGCGGCCAACTGACCGCCACCTTGCTGGCGGACGACGCCGACCTTGCGGCCTACGGCTACTTGCTGGGTGAGTTGGAAGTGAAGGTCGGCCGCGTGCTGCTTAATGGTTACCCCACGGGTGTCGAGGTGTGTGACGCCATGGTCCACGGTGGCCCGTACCCGGCCACCTCGGACGCGCGCGGCACCTCGGTCGGGACCCTGGCCATCGACCGCTTCCTGCGCCCGGTGTGCTACCAGAACGTACCGGACGCGTTGCTGCCCGCGGCCTTGCAGAACGCCAACCCGCTGGGCATCCAGCGCCTGGTGGACGGCAAGCCAAGCACCGCTGCCCTGAACTGA
- a CDS encoding Ldh family oxidoreductase — protein MTQTRRFDVQALTAFVEQLFENAGADAEVAQVVTQVLLEGELLGHRTHGLNLVSRYIGGMLSGQVKAQAQALEHVSDSGVSSLFDGHYVLGPYCVSRALDCAAKGAGEQGIGIAAVRRAAHIGCLAAYLKPYTDRGLVAMVYSSDPSVGLVCAHGGVDPVFTPNPIAAGIPTQGEPILLDVSMSTVTLGLVGQCRDAGSRLPHPVLMSNDGHLSDDPSDFFTSPQGSILPLGGQAFGHKGFALAILVEALTSGLAGHGRKDAPEQWGASATAVVIDPRFFGGLQAFTDETSFLGRLILASRPVDPARPVRLPGQAGLALRRQALEEGVSLSAHVVADLDQLAGQLQLTALSQALSQ, from the coding sequence ATGACGCAAACCAGACGCTTTGATGTGCAGGCGCTCACTGCGTTCGTCGAGCAACTGTTTGAAAACGCCGGTGCCGATGCCGAGGTCGCCCAGGTGGTGACCCAGGTGTTGCTCGAAGGTGAACTGTTGGGCCATCGCACCCACGGCCTGAACCTGGTCAGCCGCTATATCGGCGGCATGCTCAGCGGCCAGGTCAAGGCGCAGGCCCAGGCGCTGGAGCACGTGTCGGACAGTGGCGTTTCCAGCCTGTTCGACGGCCACTACGTGCTTGGCCCGTACTGCGTCAGCCGTGCCCTCGACTGCGCGGCCAAAGGCGCCGGTGAACAGGGCATCGGTATCGCGGCAGTACGCCGGGCTGCGCACATCGGCTGCCTGGCGGCTTACCTCAAGCCCTACACCGACCGTGGCCTGGTGGCGATGGTGTACTCCTCCGACCCATCGGTGGGGCTGGTCTGTGCCCATGGCGGCGTGGACCCGGTGTTCACGCCCAATCCGATTGCCGCTGGCATACCGACCCAAGGGGAGCCGATTCTGCTGGATGTGAGCATGTCCACGGTCACCCTCGGCCTGGTGGGGCAGTGCCGTGATGCTGGCAGCCGGCTGCCGCACCCGGTGCTGATGAGCAACGATGGGCACCTGAGCGACGACCCGAGCGACTTCTTCACCAGCCCCCAGGGCAGCATCCTGCCACTGGGCGGCCAGGCCTTTGGCCACAAGGGCTTTGCCTTGGCGATTCTGGTCGAGGCGCTGACTTCGGGCCTGGCCGGGCATGGCCGCAAGGACGCGCCAGAGCAGTGGGGCGCCTCGGCCACCGCTGTGGTCATCGACCCGCGCTTTTTCGGCGGCCTGCAAGCGTTCACGGACGAAACCAGCTTCCTTGGCCGACTGATCCTCGCCAGCCGCCCGGTAGACCCCGCGCGCCCGGTGCGCCTGCCTGGGCAGGCCGGCCTAGCCTTGCGCCGGCAAGCCTTGGAGGAGGGGGTGAGCTTGTCGGCGCACGTGGTCGCTGACCTTGACCAGCTGGCTGGGCAGTTGCAGCTGACGGCACTTTCGCAAGCGCTTTCCCAATGA